In Leptospira terpstrae serovar Hualin str. LT 11-33 = ATCC 700639, a single window of DNA contains:
- a CDS encoding DUF4062 domain-containing protein encodes MEKRYQVFVSSTYADLKEERSRVIQTLMEMDCIPAGMELFPATDEEQWEFIKKVIDDCDYYLLIIGGRYGTQSPDGISYTEKEYDYAISNGIKVVALLHEDPETLPQEKIESDPEFRQKLTNFREKVATGRLVKMWKKPEELPGMVALSLTKTIKTFPAIGWVRANTVSNESLLKDLNDSSKEITDLKEKLKTYETNSEEKIENLADLDEIFKVSGESYSKGHKSKWELKISWHQLFNLLSPHLLTSPNEELVKSTLTQELSSLAGSNYLPSLNTQDFLTIKIQFTAHKLIKVQYLKTTNGGYAWFWTLTLIGRKFLIHNRTVKTKKR; translated from the coding sequence ATGGAAAAAAGATATCAAGTATTTGTTAGCTCTACATATGCGGACTTAAAAGAAGAACGTTCACGTGTAATTCAAACCTTAATGGAAATGGATTGTATACCCGCAGGCATGGAACTATTCCCTGCAACCGATGAAGAACAATGGGAGTTTATAAAGAAAGTAATAGATGATTGCGATTATTATCTGCTAATTATTGGAGGTAGATACGGTACCCAAAGCCCCGATGGAATTAGCTATACCGAAAAAGAATATGATTATGCCATTTCAAATGGAATTAAAGTTGTTGCTCTTCTCCATGAAGATCCAGAAACTTTACCACAAGAAAAAATAGAATCCGATCCTGAATTTAGGCAGAAACTTACAAACTTTCGTGAAAAAGTTGCTACAGGAAGATTAGTCAAAATGTGGAAGAAACCAGAGGAATTACCTGGTATGGTTGCTTTAAGTTTAACAAAAACAATCAAAACGTTTCCGGCGATAGGTTGGGTTAGAGCTAATACAGTAAGTAACGAGTCCCTCTTAAAGGATTTAAACGATTCAAGCAAAGAAATTACAGATCTTAAAGAAAAATTAAAAACTTATGAAACTAACTCGGAAGAAAAAATTGAAAACCTAGCCGATCTAGATGAAATTTTCAAAGTATCTGGCGAGTCTTACTCCAAAGGCCATAAATCAAAATGGGAACTTAAAATTTCATGGCATCAACTTTTCAATTTGCTTTCACCTCATTTATTAACTAGCCCAAATGAAGAACTAGTTAAATCAACACTGACTCAAGAGTTATCAAGTCTTGCAGGTTCAAATTATCTTCCATCATTGAATACACAAGATTTTCTTACTATTAAGATTCAATTTACCGCACATAAACTTATCAAGGTTCAATATTTAAAAACTACAAATGGCGGATATGCCTGGTTCTGGACATTAACATTAATAGGTAGAAAATTTTTAATTCACAATAGAACAGTAAAGACTAAAAAAAGATAA